A portion of the Hoylesella buccalis ATCC 35310 genome contains these proteins:
- a CDS encoding valine--tRNA ligase, producing MELASKYDPKEVESKWYEYWLNHKLFSSKPDGREPYTVVIPPPNVTGVLHMGHMLNNTIQDILVRRARMEGKNACWVPGTDHASIATEAKVVARLKEQGINKTDLSRDEFLKHAWDWTHEHGGIILKQLRRLGASCDWDRTAFTMDEKRSESVIKVFCDLYNKGLIYRGVRMVNWDPQAQTALSDEEVIYKDEHSKLYYLRYNVVEEPGKYAVVATTRPETIMGDTAMCINPNDPKNQWLRGKHVIVPLVGREIPVIEDDYVDIEFGTGCLKVTPAHDINDHALGLKHGLQTIDIFNDNGTLSEAAGLYVGMDRMEVRKQIAKDLEKAGLMEKVEDYDNKVGYSERTHVPIEPKLSTQWFLKMQHFADLALQPVMDDDIQFYPSKYKNTYRHWLENIKDWCISRQLWWGHRIPAYYFTVNDKQEVVVAKCAEEALELARKKDNALTMEQLEQDSDCLDTWFSSWLWPISLFDGINHPNNEEINYYYPTADLITGPDIIFFWVARMIMAGYEYKGQMPFKHVYFTGIVRDKLGRKMSKSLGNSPDPISLIDQYGADGVRMGMMLSAPAGNDILFDESLCEQGRNFNNKIWNAFRLVKGWEVVDGEQPNACKLATAWFEAKLRTTNEEVNDLFAKYRISEALMVVYRLFWDEFSSWYLEMVKPAYGTPIDRTTYEATLKYFDVLLKMLHPFMPFITEELWQHLYTRAEGASIMREKLQIAEPTDADRTLVEDIEKVKQIVSGVRTVRNQKNISPKDELELIAISNNNHAVYNDIITKMANLKNIEVAEEKPSDAALFMVGTDEFAVPVGNLIDVAAELKKQEDQLKHLEGFLAGIKKKLANEKFVANAPEAVVALERKKQSDSEEKIASLRQSIAELKNKVS from the coding sequence ATGGAATTAGCAAGTAAGTATGATCCCAAAGAAGTGGAATCAAAATGGTATGAGTATTGGCTGAACCACAAACTTTTCAGTTCAAAACCTGACGGACGCGAACCTTATACGGTTGTCATACCTCCACCCAACGTCACTGGCGTTTTGCACATGGGACACATGCTCAACAATACCATTCAAGATATCCTGGTGCGCCGCGCCCGCATGGAAGGCAAGAATGCCTGCTGGGTACCGGGTACAGACCATGCGTCGATTGCCACAGAAGCCAAAGTGGTGGCACGTCTCAAAGAACAGGGCATCAACAAGACTGACCTTTCAAGAGATGAGTTTTTGAAGCATGCATGGGACTGGACACACGAGCACGGCGGCATCATCCTGAAGCAACTGCGTCGCCTGGGCGCTTCTTGCGACTGGGATCGCACGGCCTTCACCATGGACGAAAAGCGTTCGGAGAGTGTCATCAAGGTGTTCTGTGACCTCTACAACAAGGGACTCATCTACCGCGGAGTGCGCATGGTGAACTGGGATCCACAGGCTCAGACGGCCCTCAGTGACGAGGAGGTGATTTACAAGGACGAACATTCCAAACTGTATTACCTGCGATACAACGTTGTGGAAGAACCCGGCAAGTATGCCGTTGTGGCCACCACGCGTCCAGAAACCATCATGGGTGACACGGCCATGTGCATCAACCCCAACGATCCCAAGAACCAATGGCTGAGGGGTAAGCACGTCATCGTGCCACTCGTAGGCAGGGAGATTCCGGTTATAGAAGACGACTACGTGGATATCGAGTTCGGAACGGGCTGTCTCAAAGTGACACCGGCGCACGACATCAACGACCATGCCTTGGGTTTGAAACACGGATTGCAAACCATCGACATCTTTAACGACAACGGTACCCTCTCCGAGGCGGCCGGACTGTATGTGGGCATGGATCGTATGGAGGTGCGCAAGCAAATAGCCAAAGACCTGGAGAAGGCGGGATTGATGGAAAAGGTGGAAGACTATGACAACAAGGTGGGCTATTCCGAACGCACCCATGTGCCCATTGAGCCGAAGCTATCCACACAGTGGTTCCTCAAAATGCAACACTTTGCCGACCTGGCCTTGCAGCCGGTGATGGACGATGACATACAATTTTATCCATCAAAGTATAAGAACACCTACCGCCACTGGCTGGAGAACATCAAGGATTGGTGCATCAGCCGTCAGCTATGGTGGGGACATCGCATACCAGCCTACTACTTCACGGTAAACGACAAGCAAGAGGTTGTGGTGGCCAAGTGTGCGGAAGAAGCGCTGGAGCTGGCCCGAAAGAAGGACAATGCGCTGACCATGGAACAGCTGGAGCAAGACAGCGACTGTCTGGACACCTGGTTCTCCTCATGGCTGTGGCCTATCTCGCTCTTTGATGGCATCAACCATCCCAACAACGAGGAAATCAACTACTACTACCCCACGGCTGACCTGATTACCGGACCCGACATCATCTTCTTCTGGGTGGCACGCATGATCATGGCCGGATACGAGTATAAAGGGCAGATGCCTTTCAAGCATGTGTACTTCACGGGCATTGTTCGTGACAAACTGGGTCGTAAGATGAGCAAGAGTCTCGGCAACTCTCCCGACCCCATCTCACTGATAGACCAATACGGAGCCGACGGTGTGCGTATGGGTATGATGCTCAGTGCGCCGGCGGGCAACGACATCCTCTTCGATGAGAGCCTGTGCGAGCAAGGTCGAAACTTCAACAACAAGATTTGGAATGCCTTTAGATTGGTAAAAGGATGGGAAGTGGTTGACGGCGAACAGCCCAATGCCTGCAAACTGGCAACAGCCTGGTTCGAGGCAAAACTGCGCACCACAAACGAAGAAGTGAACGACCTGTTTGCTAAATATCGTATCTCTGAAGCCCTCATGGTGGTGTATCGCCTGTTCTGGGACGAGTTTTCCAGTTGGTATCTGGAAATGGTCAAACCTGCCTACGGTACGCCCATTGACCGAACAACATACGAAGCAACCTTGAAATACTTTGATGTGCTGCTCAAAATGCTGCATCCTTTCATGCCATTCATCACCGAAGAACTGTGGCAACACCTGTACACACGCGCTGAAGGAGCATCGATTATGCGCGAGAAGTTGCAAATCGCAGAGCCTACGGACGCGGACAGAACGCTGGTAGAGGACATTGAAAAGGTCAAACAAATCGTGAGTGGCGTGCGTACTGTACGCAACCAAAAGAACATTTCACCTAAGGACGAACTTGAGCTCATCGCCATATCCAACAACAACCATGCGGTTTATAACGACATCATCACCAAGATGGCCAACCTGAAAAACATTGAGGTGGCGGAAGAAAAGCCATCAGACGCAGCCCTATTCATGGTGGGTACCGATGAATTTGCCGTGCCAGTGGGCAACTTGATTGACGTAGCAGCCGAACTCAAAAAGCAGGAAGACCAGCTCAAACATCTTGAAGGATTCTTGGCTGGCATCAAGAAGAAGCTCGCTAACGAGAAGTTCGTGGCCAATGCTCCGGAAGCTGTCGTGGCACTGGAGCGTAAGAAACAGAGCGACTCGGAGGAGAAAATAGCCTCATTGCGCCAATCAATAGCAGAGTTGAAGAATAAAGTATCATGA
- the mazG gene encoding nucleoside triphosphate pyrophosphohydrolase — MHTKEEKLAAFSRLLDVQERLRKECPWDRKQTNESLRPNTIEEVYELCDALLNDDKKNICKELGDVMEHVLFYSILGEETRDFDLADVCNKQADKLMFRHPFIDWTGWEGDPKQGKTAEGNTLTDNPKTEQQVEQTWEQIKQKEKDGNKTVLSGVPDSLPSLIKAYRIQDKARNVGFDWKQREDVWDKVREELKELEVELNQLSQEKATSELGDFLFSVINAARLYHLNPENALEMTNQKFIRRFNYVEQQTLKKGKLLTDMTLEEMDKLWVEAKMMERKATHATNNNACDAAANESH; from the coding sequence ATGCACACGAAAGAAGAAAAGCTGGCGGCTTTTAGTCGTTTGCTCGATGTCCAAGAGCGATTGCGAAAAGAGTGTCCTTGGGACAGAAAGCAGACCAATGAGAGCCTCAGACCCAATACGATTGAAGAGGTTTACGAACTTTGCGACGCGCTTTTGAACGACGATAAGAAAAACATTTGCAAGGAGTTGGGCGATGTCATGGAGCATGTGCTGTTCTATTCCATCTTAGGAGAGGAGACGCGCGACTTCGATTTGGCAGATGTATGCAACAAGCAGGCCGACAAGCTGATGTTTCGCCATCCGTTTATCGACTGGACAGGATGGGAGGGTGATCCCAAACAGGGAAAAACGGCCGAAGGTAACACGTTGACCGACAACCCCAAAACGGAGCAACAGGTGGAACAAACCTGGGAGCAGATTAAGCAAAAGGAGAAAGATGGAAACAAAACAGTGCTCTCGGGTGTGCCTGATTCACTGCCATCACTCATCAAGGCTTACCGCATTCAGGACAAAGCCCGCAACGTAGGGTTCGACTGGAAACAGCGTGAAGACGTATGGGATAAGGTGCGTGAGGAGTTGAAGGAGTTGGAGGTGGAATTGAATCAGCTTAGTCAAGAGAAAGCAACGAGTGAACTCGGTGATTTTCTCTTCTCCGTCATCAACGCCGCACGCTTGTATCATCTGAATCCAGAGAACGCTTTGGAGATGACTAACCAGAAGTTTATTCGTCGTTTCAACTATGTAGAACAGCAAACGTTAAAGAAAGGAAAGCTACTGACTGATATGACGTTGGAGGAAATGGATAAACTATGGGTGGAAGCAAAGATGATGGAAAGGAAGGCAACCCATGCGACCAATAATAATGCATGCGATGCGGCTGCAAATGAAAGTCATTGA
- a CDS encoding lipocalin family protein, translating to MKKSMKGLVVVVLTTFLVMGCVDRKPKQVADKDAASVEETNNDSTVYGVCGDGTAMHTLQIISDAGDTLMYMLNSDGDVISDVQGGLMVGDRLAIVGVQSNGERVAQKVINLTTLLGKWSSLDKNFEIQEGGAVQSFVKAESNPWTSWKILNGKLLLNKDTFSVNTLGADSLYLENNEGIFAYRRQQ from the coding sequence ATGAAAAAGAGTATGAAAGGCTTAGTGGTTGTTGTTTTGACCACATTTTTAGTGATGGGATGTGTTGACCGTAAGCCCAAGCAAGTTGCAGATAAAGACGCAGCCTCCGTGGAAGAAACTAATAACGATTCTACTGTTTATGGCGTTTGCGGGGACGGTACGGCGATGCATACGCTGCAGATTATATCAGATGCTGGCGATACGCTGATGTATATGTTGAACTCAGATGGCGACGTCATCTCTGATGTTCAGGGAGGTTTGATGGTAGGTGACCGACTAGCCATCGTAGGTGTTCAGTCCAACGGTGAAAGAGTGGCTCAGAAAGTCATCAATCTCACCACGCTCTTAGGCAAGTGGTCGAGCCTGGACAAGAACTTTGAGATACAAGAGGGCGGTGCGGTGCAGTCGTTCGTCAAGGCAGAAAGCAATCCATGGACATCCTGGAAGATTCTCAACGGTAAGTTGTTGCTGAATAAAGACACCTTCAGCGTGAACACCTTGGGAGCCGACAGCCTCTATCTGGAGAACAACGAGGGCATCTTTGCCTACAGAAGACAGCAATAA
- a CDS encoding ribonuclease Z, translated as MEPFKIHILGCGSALPTLKHNASSQVVDIRGKLFMVDCGEGTQVQLRRSRVSFTRIQAVFISHLHGDHCLGLIGMISTFGMLGRTATLHVYASGEFERMLQMQIDMFCKGLEFEVVFHAVDTTKHQVIYEDKSLTVASIPLEHRVPCCGFLFREKPLLPHIRRDMIDCYQIPISQINNIKNGADWTTEEGELVENSRLTYPAEAPRSYAYCSDTRYIPTLHQLVKGVDVLYHESTYDSEHEARAKLYYHSTAAQAAQVALDAGVGKLLLGHYSARYDDESVILREAQKIFPNSFLTAEEMIFDVK; from the coding sequence TTGGAACCTTTTAAAATACATATTTTAGGTTGTGGCAGTGCCTTGCCTACGCTCAAACACAACGCTTCTTCGCAAGTGGTCGACATACGCGGAAAGCTTTTCATGGTCGACTGTGGCGAAGGTACGCAAGTGCAGTTGCGCCGTTCCAGGGTGAGTTTCACCCGTATTCAAGCGGTGTTTATCAGTCACCTGCACGGCGATCATTGTCTGGGACTTATCGGTATGATTTCCACTTTCGGCATGCTGGGGCGTACGGCTACACTGCATGTTTATGCGTCAGGCGAGTTTGAGCGGATGCTTCAGATGCAAATAGACATGTTTTGCAAGGGTCTTGAATTTGAAGTGGTCTTCCATGCTGTTGACACAACCAAGCATCAGGTGATTTATGAGGATAAAAGTTTGACGGTAGCATCCATTCCTTTGGAGCATCGAGTGCCCTGTTGTGGGTTCCTGTTTAGGGAAAAACCACTCTTGCCGCACATCCGTCGGGATATGATTGATTGCTATCAAATCCCCATTTCGCAAATCAACAACATCAAGAATGGTGCCGATTGGACTACGGAGGAGGGCGAATTGGTGGAAAACAGTCGACTGACCTATCCGGCTGAGGCACCGCGTAGCTATGCCTATTGCAGTGACACGCGATATATCCCTACGCTCCACCAGCTGGTAAAGGGCGTGGATGTGTTGTACCATGAGTCGACCTACGATTCGGAACATGAAGCCCGCGCCAAACTGTATTATCACAGCACGGCGGCACAGGCTGCCCAGGTGGCTCTTGATGCGGGAGTGGGAAAACTGCTGTTGGGGCATTATAGTGCGCGATATGATGATGAGAGCGTGATTCTGCGAGAAGCACAGAAAATATTTCCAAACAGCTTTTTGACAGCCGAAGAAATGATTTTCGATGTTAAATAG
- a CDS encoding T9SS type A sorting domain-containing protein, whose amino-acid sequence MVKKILSIAFAAALFMAHPLSMQAGQSMEIIENDIQSVSISVSGSVLHVSGANGQVLQVYNVTGVCLMSVKVDSQDKRYELNVPKGCYIVKVGKTVRKISIR is encoded by the coding sequence ATGGTAAAAAAAATACTTTCTATAGCATTCGCTGCAGCATTGTTCATGGCGCATCCTTTGTCCATGCAAGCTGGTCAGTCAATGGAAATCATCGAGAATGATATTCAGAGTGTTTCCATTTCTGTCTCAGGCTCTGTTTTGCATGTCAGTGGTGCTAATGGACAAGTATTGCAAGTATATAATGTAACGGGAGTTTGCTTAATGAGTGTCAAGGTTGACAGTCAGGACAAGCGATACGAACTCAATGTACCCAAGGGTTGTTACATTGTTAAGGTAGGTAAAACGGTTAGAAAGATTTCTATCAGATAG
- a CDS encoding L,D-transpeptidase family protein, giving the protein MRTSSYAIHPGKIRQHLDRLMKADVDSMQPDYRTRSYYGQHGSFLWIDRLGVDARADTLLAYLRTVDQVGFSPKKFYVKDIENDLKRLRTLDFDTASNTISHVMARLEYHLTKAYLRYVNGQQFGYTNPFALFNKLDVRKRDSINVGYRELFDLPMQRPTKNFWTEALQKIRHDSVGIYLQAIQPHGKLYDDLKQRLPKAVGTAARRKVICNLERARWRLDDEPDKHEKYVVINLPSMHLMARDHDSTLIMRVGMGALSTKTPLITSRIMRMDVNPQWVMPRSIIEKSVVPQAGNKDYFDARRYFIRERKTGKRMDVTQVSADMLKSGNYFVIQEGGKGNAMGRIVFRFKNKFAIYLHDTSSKGVFEREYRGVSHGCIRLEKPFDFAVFLLDDKDEKTIERIRYSMEADIHPTYMDDNPSSDKKQLVEADRLDRAKLIKSVQVKPTVPLFITYYTLYPNENHVMTLYPDVYGFDSVIYHQLLNYLP; this is encoded by the coding sequence TTGAGAACGTCATCTTATGCCATTCATCCTGGTAAAATACGTCAGCACCTTGATCGGTTGATGAAAGCCGATGTCGACTCCATGCAGCCCGATTATCGAACCCGAAGTTATTATGGTCAGCATGGTAGCTTCTTGTGGATAGACAGGCTGGGTGTTGATGCGCGTGCAGACACGTTATTGGCGTATCTGCGTACCGTTGATCAGGTTGGGTTTTCACCTAAAAAGTTCTATGTCAAGGATATTGAGAACGATTTGAAACGGTTGCGCACACTCGACTTTGATACAGCCAGCAACACCATCAGCCATGTGATGGCTCGATTGGAATATCATCTCACCAAAGCTTATCTACGCTATGTCAATGGTCAACAGTTTGGGTATACCAACCCATTTGCTCTGTTTAACAAGCTGGATGTTAGAAAGCGCGATTCTATCAATGTGGGTTATCGTGAACTTTTTGATCTTCCCATGCAGCGACCCACCAAAAACTTTTGGACCGAGGCCTTGCAGAAGATACGGCACGACAGCGTGGGCATCTACCTACAAGCCATTCAACCGCATGGAAAGTTGTACGATGATTTGAAACAACGGTTGCCCAAAGCTGTAGGTACAGCGGCCAGGCGCAAGGTGATTTGCAATTTGGAGCGTGCCAGGTGGCGACTGGATGACGAGCCTGACAAGCATGAAAAGTACGTCGTCATCAATTTACCTTCCATGCATCTCATGGCAAGAGATCATGACAGTACGCTGATTATGCGCGTTGGTATGGGTGCTTTGAGTACGAAGACACCACTGATAACCAGTAGAATCATGCGTATGGACGTCAACCCACAGTGGGTCATGCCCAGAAGCATCATCGAAAAAAGCGTGGTTCCACAAGCGGGAAATAAAGATTATTTTGACGCTCGGCGATATTTCATTCGCGAACGAAAGACCGGAAAACGAATGGATGTCACGCAGGTGTCTGCCGACATGCTGAAAAGTGGCAACTATTTTGTCATACAAGAAGGTGGAAAGGGCAATGCCATGGGGCGCATCGTGTTCCGCTTTAAGAACAAATTCGCTATCTATCTGCACGATACGTCATCGAAGGGAGTCTTCGAAAGAGAATACCGAGGAGTTTCGCATGGCTGTATTCGACTCGAAAAGCCATTCGATTTTGCTGTGTTCTTATTGGATGATAAGGACGAAAAGACGATAGAAAGAATCAGATATTCGATGGAAGCAGACATTCATCCCACCTATATGGATGACAATCCATCATCAGACAAGAAACAATTAGTGGAGGCCGACAGACTGGACAGGGCCAAGTTGATTAAGTCAGTTCAAGTAAAACCGACGGTTCCTCTGTTCATCACCTATTATACTTTGTACCCAAACGAGAACCATGTGATGACATTATATCCCGATGTCTATGGATTCGATTCGGTGATATACCACCAACTCCTCAATTACTTGCCATAA
- a CDS encoding RNA polymerase sigma factor, with protein MDRPYDEQNIADRLAKKETQRQAFSQVVHQYSKPLYWKIRRIVLTHEDANDVLQNAFLKAWNNLDDFQNKSKISTWIYRIAINEALDFLRKKSNNRAVSADDDPSVANMLMADDYFDGDETQAQLQEAIAQLPEVQRVVFNLRYYEEMKYAEMSPLLNTSEGALKASYHLAVKKITAYFQDLD; from the coding sequence ATGGATAGACCATACGATGAACAGAATATAGCCGATCGCTTGGCCAAAAAGGAAACACAACGCCAGGCCTTCTCACAGGTTGTTCACCAATATAGTAAACCGCTGTATTGGAAGATTCGTCGTATCGTTCTGACCCATGAAGATGCCAATGACGTGTTGCAGAATGCCTTTCTCAAGGCTTGGAACAATTTGGATGATTTTCAAAACAAATCAAAAATATCAACTTGGATCTACCGCATTGCCATCAATGAGGCGTTGGACTTCTTGAGAAAGAAAAGCAACAACAGGGCGGTCAGTGCGGATGACGACCCTTCGGTGGCCAACATGCTGATGGCCGATGACTACTTTGACGGAGATGAGACACAAGCGCAGTTGCAAGAAGCCATAGCCCAGCTGCCGGAAGTGCAGCGTGTGGTGTTCAACTTGCGCTACTATGAGGAAATGAAATATGCCGAGATGAGCCCACTTCTCAACACGAGCGAAGGTGCGCTAAAAGCCAGTTATCATTTGGCAGTCAAGAAAATAACAGCCTATTTCCAGGATCTGGATTAA
- the truA gene encoding tRNA pseudouridine(38-40) synthase TruA, whose product MHRYFICFRYDGTAYHGWQVQPNGHSVQAELQQAMSVILREPIVTVGAGRTDAGVHARKMFAHFDFHAEIDTKQFTYKLNRLLPRDISVLNVYLVSEDMHARFSAKWRTYHYYIHLSKNPFLRHYSCQLPYQLDFSLMNEAASHLLKVEDFGAFCKSNTDVKTTLCHVVQAEWVEVGEDAWYFVIKANRFLRNMVRAVVGTLIEVGRHRMTLDEFDAVVRSGNRTKAGESMPANALFLDDVEY is encoded by the coding sequence ATGCATCGGTATTTCATTTGTTTCCGCTATGACGGAACAGCTTATCATGGATGGCAGGTGCAACCCAACGGGCATTCGGTGCAGGCTGAGTTGCAACAGGCCATGTCTGTTATTCTTAGAGAGCCCATCGTGACCGTAGGGGCCGGCCGGACAGATGCCGGTGTGCATGCTCGGAAGATGTTTGCACATTTTGATTTTCATGCTGAGATAGACACCAAACAATTCACCTATAAGCTCAATCGTCTGCTGCCGCGGGACATTTCGGTATTGAACGTTTATCTCGTCAGTGAGGATATGCATGCCCGCTTCAGTGCCAAATGGCGCACCTACCATTATTATATACACCTGTCGAAGAATCCATTTCTGCGCCATTATTCGTGTCAGTTGCCTTATCAGCTCGACTTTTCATTGATGAACGAAGCAGCGTCGCATCTGCTGAAGGTTGAAGATTTTGGTGCTTTCTGCAAAAGCAACACGGATGTAAAGACAACGTTGTGTCATGTGGTGCAGGCTGAATGGGTGGAAGTTGGCGAAGATGCTTGGTACTTTGTCATCAAAGCCAATCGCTTTTTGCGCAATATGGTACGTGCTGTGGTTGGTACTTTGATAGAAGTGGGCCGACATCGCATGACCCTCGATGAGTTTGATGCCGTTGTACGGAGTGGAAACCGCACCAAAGCAGGCGAAAGCATGCCTGCCAATGCGTTGTTTTTAGATGACGTTGAGTACTGA
- a CDS encoding DMT family transporter: MEWLLLAFLSAVLLGFYDVFKKKALSGNSVIPVLFLNTLFCSCIFLPFIILSATTGVLDNTIFHVSSGGWEVHRYILLKSCIVLSSWICGYFAMKHLPLTIVGPINATRPVMVLVGAMLVFGEELNLYQWIGVLLAITSFYLLSRSGKKEGIDFKHNRWLFLLVLAALLGAVSGLYDKYLMAPVTAGGVGLDKMMVQGWYNIYQCFMMGVVLLLIWYPTHHHTTSFHWSWSIVGISVFLCMADFVYFYALSKPEALISIVSMVRRGSVLVSFLFGAFVFHEKNLKGKAVDLALVLLSMVFLFLGSKS; this comes from the coding sequence ATGGAGTGGTTGTTGCTTGCCTTCTTGTCAGCGGTACTGCTGGGCTTTTATGATGTTTTCAAGAAAAAAGCCTTGTCAGGCAATTCCGTCATCCCCGTATTATTTCTGAATACACTATTCTGTTCGTGCATTTTTTTGCCATTTATCATCCTGTCTGCAACGACAGGTGTGTTGGACAACACCATCTTCCATGTTTCCTCTGGAGGATGGGAAGTCCACCGATACATCCTACTGAAGAGTTGTATCGTACTGTCTTCTTGGATATGTGGCTATTTTGCCATGAAGCATCTTCCGCTTACCATTGTTGGTCCCATTAATGCTACACGTCCCGTGATGGTACTTGTCGGTGCCATGCTGGTGTTTGGTGAGGAGCTGAACCTATATCAATGGATTGGCGTTCTGCTGGCCATTACGTCGTTCTACCTGCTGAGTAGGTCGGGCAAGAAAGAGGGAATAGATTTTAAGCACAATCGCTGGTTGTTCCTTCTGGTGCTTGCTGCACTGTTGGGAGCAGTGAGTGGCTTGTACGACAAGTATCTCATGGCTCCGGTAACAGCTGGGGGAGTAGGGTTGGACAAAATGATGGTACAGGGTTGGTATAATATTTACCAGTGTTTCATGATGGGAGTGGTCTTGTTACTGATATGGTATCCCACCCATCATCATACCACATCTTTTCATTGGTCGTGGTCGATAGTGGGCATCAGTGTTTTTCTTTGCATGGCCGATTTTGTCTATTTCTATGCCTTGAGTAAGCCAGAGGCCTTGATATCCATCGTTTCCATGGTGCGAAGAGGCAGTGTATTGGTGAGTTTCTTATTTGGAGCCTTTGTCTTTCATGAGAAGAATCTCAAGGGAAAAGCGGTCGACTTGGCTTTGGTGTTGTTGAGCATGGTGTTCTTGTTCCTGGGTAGTAAGTCGTAA
- the dapA gene encoding 4-hydroxy-tetrahydrodipicolinate synthase: MRYHIFRGLGVAVVTPFTLDGAVDYPALKRLIRYQLDSGVDFLCILATTGETPCLTLDEKNKITELVKEENKGLVPILKYCGGNNTAAVIEEMKATDWTGIDGILSICPYYNKPSQEGLYQHFKAIASASPLPVVMYNVPGRTGVNMKAETTVRLAHDCENIVGIKEAAGSLEQVDEIIKGKPDRFDIISGDDALTFSMIASGAAGVISVIGNALPREFSRMIRLEFQGEYEAARRIHHMFTELYSLLFVDGNPAGVKALLNDMGYIENVLRLPLVPTTIKTKEKMADILKEIRI, encoded by the coding sequence ATGAGATATCACATTTTTCGAGGACTTGGTGTGGCAGTAGTGACCCCTTTTACGTTGGATGGCGCAGTAGATTATCCAGCGTTGAAGCGACTGATTCGTTATCAATTGGATAGTGGTGTTGATTTTCTATGCATCTTGGCGACAACCGGTGAGACACCGTGTCTGACATTGGATGAGAAAAACAAGATCACAGAGTTGGTTAAAGAGGAGAACAAGGGGCTGGTTCCAATCTTAAAGTATTGTGGAGGCAACAATACGGCAGCAGTGATTGAAGAGATGAAAGCCACAGACTGGACTGGAATCGACGGCATCTTGAGTATCTGTCCCTATTATAACAAACCCTCTCAAGAGGGATTGTATCAACATTTCAAGGCCATAGCTTCAGCCAGTCCGCTTCCAGTCGTGATGTACAATGTGCCAGGGCGTACGGGTGTCAATATGAAAGCCGAAACAACGGTTCGGTTGGCTCATGACTGTGAAAACATCGTAGGCATTAAAGAGGCAGCTGGAAGCCTTGAGCAGGTGGACGAAATCATTAAGGGTAAACCCGATAGGTTTGACATTATCAGTGGGGACGATGCGCTGACGTTCTCCATGATAGCCAGTGGTGCGGCCGGTGTGATATCAGTTATTGGCAATGCTTTACCCAGAGAATTTTCCAGAATGATTAGACTTGAGTTCCAGGGCGAATACGAAGCTGCCCGGAGAATACACCACATGTTTACCGAGCTATATAGTCTTTTGTTCGTTGACGGTAACCCTGCTGGCGTCAAGGCTTTGCTCAACGACATGGGGTACATTGAGAATGTGTTGCGTTTGCCATTGGTACCCACAACGATTAAAACCAAAGAAAAGATGGCTGACATCTTGAAAGAGATAAGAATTTAA